The Thermus hydrothermalis genome window below encodes:
- a CDS encoding M24 family metallopeptidase — translation MLGENLNRLRLWMRTQGFSRFYVARPENFAWLTGGSNTLGFGEGVAYLEIGEELLLHTSRIEHPRMAEEEVPGLPVRVHPWYAFPPPGSPNDLEHDLTFLRLTLSKKAQEAFHRLGKEAAEAVGEVVRGAKPTWRERELAGALAEALWGRGIRPQLLLVAGEERLFRHRHPLPKDRPLGRSFMAVVCAERGGLVANLTRMVNLGDGEVEARYRKVLEVEEAALDASRPGAKLGEVFAALQAAYERVGFPGAWEEHHQGGVGGYRSREAIAVPGHPLTLEEGMALAWNPSLAGAKVEDTFLLTGEGLLNLTEDPRWPTVRVGGRARPDLWRGDG, via the coding sequence GTGCTTGGCGAAAATCTAAATAGGCTCCGGCTTTGGATGCGAACCCAGGGGTTCTCCCGCTTCTACGTCGCCCGCCCTGAGAACTTCGCCTGGCTCACCGGGGGTAGCAACACCCTGGGGTTCGGGGAGGGGGTGGCGTACTTGGAAATCGGGGAAGAGCTTCTCCTTCACACGAGCCGCATAGAACACCCCCGGATGGCGGAGGAGGAGGTCCCCGGGCTTCCCGTGCGAGTGCACCCGTGGTACGCCTTCCCGCCCCCGGGTAGCCCGAACGACCTCGAGCACGACCTCACGTTCCTCCGGCTCACCCTCTCCAAGAAGGCGCAGGAGGCCTTTCACCGCCTGGGAAAGGAGGCGGCGGAGGCGGTGGGGGAGGTGGTCCGGGGGGCAAAGCCCACTTGGAGAGAGCGGGAGCTAGCGGGGGCCTTAGCCGAGGCCCTCTGGGGACGAGGAATCCGCCCGCAACTCCTCCTGGTGGCGGGGGAGGAGCGGCTTTTTCGGCACCGCCACCCCCTGCCTAAGGACCGGCCCCTGGGGCGGAGCTTCATGGCGGTGGTTTGCGCCGAGCGGGGAGGTCTCGTTGCCAACCTCACGCGGATGGTCAACCTGGGGGACGGGGAGGTGGAGGCCCGCTACCGCAAGGTTTTGGAGGTGGAAGAGGCGGCCTTGGACGCTTCCCGGCCGGGGGCCAAGCTGGGGGAGGTTTTCGCTGCCCTCCAAGCGGCCTACGAGCGGGTGGGCTTTCCTGGGGCCTGGGAGGAGCACCACCAAGGGGGCGTGGGCGGGTACCGGTCCCGGGAGGCCATCGCCGTGCCGGGCCACCCTTTGACCCTGGAGGAGGGGATGGCCTTGGCCTGGAACCCGAGCCTTGCTGGGGCCAAGGTGGAGGACACCTTTCTCCTGACTGGGGAGGGGCTTCTCAACCTGACGGAGGATCCCCGTTGGCCCACGGTGCGGGTGGGGGGCAGGGCCAGGCCTGACCTTTGGCGGGGAGATGGGTGA
- a CDS encoding Fic/DOC family N-terminal domain-containing protein, whose product MRPEAFSPQAPGKLLSIGQGAYAFLPDPLPPPLEWTAPLVRLLDEARGSLGELAGLLHTLPNPYLFIRPFIHKEAVLSSQIEGTQASMVDVYALEVQAPLFPPPELREDAKEVLNYIRALERGSELLKELPLSLRLLREMHAVLLQGVRGQSRAPGEFRRTQNGIDFPGRTCSPSFPSKGPWHAFG is encoded by the coding sequence GTGCGCCCCGAAGCCTTCTCACCCCAGGCCCCGGGCAAGCTCCTTTCCATTGGGCAAGGCGCCTACGCCTTCCTCCCCGACCCCTTGCCGCCCCCTTTGGAATGGACAGCGCCTTTGGTCCGCCTCCTGGACGAGGCGAGGGGGAGCCTCGGCGAGCTGGCGGGCCTTCTGCACACCCTGCCTAACCCATACCTTTTCATCCGGCCTTTCATCCACAAGGAGGCCGTGCTCTCATCGCAGATTGAGGGTACCCAAGCGAGCATGGTGGACGTGTACGCCCTCGAGGTCCAGGCCCCTCTTTTTCCACCCCCAGAGTTGCGGGAGGATGCCAAGGAAGTCCTCAACTACATTCGCGCCCTGGAGCGAGGGAGCGAGCTCCTAAAGGAACTTCCCCTTTCCCTGCGGCTCCTCAGGGAGATGCACGCTGTTCTCCTGCAAGGGGTACGGGGCCAAAGCCGGGCCCCGGGCGAGTTCCGGCGAACGCAGAACGGGATTGACTTCCCGGGGCGCACTTGTAGCCCAAGTTTCCCATCTAAGGGGCCGTGGCACGCATTTGGCTAA